The Etheostoma cragini isolate CJK2018 chromosome 10, CSU_Ecrag_1.0, whole genome shotgun sequence nucleotide sequence ACAAGAGATAGCCGCTTTAATTTTCGTTCAGGGGTGTCATTAATAGTAGAGTAGTGATTGTCAGACTCGTCCTCTATGTCATCAGAAACAGCAGAACTGTAGATAGGGGCGCCAGAGGGCCAGTTGGTTGTGGATGGGAGAATAACAGGAGACAGGTCAGATAATGATCTTCTATGGAGACTCAGCGGCTTGCCAGGGGAGCTCCTCTCCACAGAGCACTGCTTTGATATAGTCTGGAAGATCTGGAGACCATGTTTGGACAGGAAGATGAACAATCCTTCTCCTGACTCACAGCGATGGCCTGCTACAATGCTGAACCCACCCTGCAATCACACGCATCAACACAcatcttaaaggaatagtttgacatttttggaaatgtattgtATCTAATATCTATActtgctttctttctgagaGCTAGATGAGAATTTTTGATAACacatatgaagctacagccagcagcaaaTTAGCTTAGCTtcagcacaaagactggaaccGGAGAAACCGCTAGCCTAGTTCTGTCCAAAGGGTAAAAAAATCAACCAACcagcactgcaaaaaaaactgaagtgttACATGCACCACTATTATGTCTGGGATAACCATTAGCTGGAGCCACCTATCCATTaggttagcttagtttagcacaaagactgtaAACAGGGGGGAACAGCTAGCTGTGGTCCATCTAAAAGTTAACCTGTAAcgtgtcatttttacactttagttttagtacagaataaacaaacaacatgtaACGTGTTAATTAGTGATCTTTAGGGGTGCTGGTAGGTGAAGCATGTTTCCCCCACGTTCACAGTcgttgtgctaagctaaacatAGCTAATGGGCAGGTGGCTCCCACGAATAGTTAGCACAGACATGATAGTGGTGCGTGTTACAATTCAGTATTCGTGTTGGACAGAGCTAGGCTGTTTCTCCCGTTTCGAGTCTGtgtgctatgctaagctaaccagctgtcAACCATAGAAAACATTATAACCTTCAAAGTAATGTGACGGATATAAGCAGAATGTCAGGTGTATCATAAGTATGGGGATGCAGTTGGAATTCTATGATTCCAATAGAGGGAAATTCATAGGGACTTTACCTCAACCTGTCCAAACTTGCGTAAGTGCCTATACGGCCAGCGATAGAATATGTGACCAGTACTGATGGCCAGCAGTAGCACAGCCTCTTTCTCTGGAGAGATCAGATACTCGCCAGACAATTTGCACCTCCTGGATGCCTCTGTGCTCTGGACAATCACTGGGTACTGGTTTGGAGGAAGGGCCAGATCTAAACATGAGAAGACATTTAAATATTGGTCACTAAAAACATCACAGCACACAAGTTAGTGCAGCATGACTACACAGGAAAGTACTGGATTATCCATACAAGGTATGTGCAGCAATATATCCGCAAAGGGAATAcagcaaatatattttcatacaGAAAAAGGCTGAGATGAACTTGCTTGCATATTACTATTCTCTCTGTGGGACTGGACTGCCTGGATTTTGTTTTAGGAGAAGTGTAAGAGTCCattaggaaataaaaagaaataaatgtgtgtaaaccAGAGTTTGCTGACGCTATTGTATTCTGTTGTTCATGTTTGAATAAATTAGTGGCTTAAGCTCCTGCTCACCCATATTCATTGTTTCCGCTGAAGTCTTGAATTTATGATTACATTGCCATGACATTTAAACCACACTGCTAGCTTCTTCATGGTCTTTTACCTTTATTATGATACATTTGCCAATTTACTCTTACAACCTTGTTAAAGGATAACTTTggtttctttaatttattttctaccGTTAGCTAAAAGACCCACTCTTCcccaataaaacaattttaataagtTCCCTTTTAGCAATGGTAGCATGTTCCCAGATCAAAACGGCCAACTTGGTCTGCATGCTACATAGTAAATACTTATAGGAAAGATGGGAAAAACTATGGAAATAATCCTTAAAATTCATCCCAATAGGAGAGAAGAATACAGTTTATGCTGATTTCTGATGAGAACCACTTCAGCTGACACTCACTAAACCGAATGttatttttgattgtttgttgACTGATCAGCTGGCGCCTGCACACTGACGAGCATTACCGGCGGTTTTCCAAGATGAGTAAAGTTCATTGTCCTCCATGGCCAAGCCATTTCCTCTCTCGAAAGCCCCTTTGTCTGATTCCCCAGGATCCTTCTGTAAACACAGTGGCATGGTAAAACATTACATGGAGTGTAAACCAACCTCTTATCACTGTTTTATGACTTCAAAAAGGTAAGACGCAAGAAACAACATAGCTTGTGCAAGCAAAGAAATTAGAGAAGTGAAGAGACAGAAGTTACAGATATTGTATTAACTTCCTCATTGTGCTATCTCTCTATCTCGGATTGCGGGTAATGCTTATCACCACCTTTCCCAAATTATAACCCTTCTcctgatataaaaaaagaaaaagtgggaaGGCGCACTGGTCATGAGGAGAGTTGTGAAATACCTGGAAGGCCAGAAGACAGAGGGCACTTAGCCAGTCCTGGCTTGACGTGGAGGCCAGGGTGTAGGTGCACTGAATGGTGTGCAAGTAGAAGGCGGTGCACCCAGAAGGGCAAGACTCCTTTGGCGCAGGGATGACACTGAGGCAGTCACTTAAACGCACCACTTTTCTTTCAGGTGTTTTATACCGACCGACTTTCTTCCAGTCAGCAGCAGCGTTGTTATCAGGTACAGTCGAGAGCTCCAACCGCCCGACCCCCATGGTGCTGGGCTTAAATAGCCCCACCGATACTTTCCGCCATGTTTTCTGTAGTAGATTacagagaataaataaataaatggataaagTGACTGTTAATAAATCCTTAACTGgtacatatatttgttttttactttgacattAGGAAGTATGGCATCTGTCTCtaattgttatgcagatgatgaCACACAGCTTACATTTCTGCTTTCCATAATCAATTGACTGGATGGCTCAATTGTTTCTACAGTTGATGGAGAACAGAGATCATGGTTGTTAGGAGTAGTAAGAGCCTGAAGAGGGAAACTCAACTCTTATCTTACTGCGTGTAAGCATCagaattaatttcaaaatgctCGTCATCGTTTTCAGATGACCTAATGAATGAGCTCATTGACGCTCCTTTTTTAGTTTACCACCCACCCCCagactttatatatatacatatatatatatatatatacactcaccggccactttattaggtacacctgtccaactgctcgttaacacttaatttNNNNNNNNNNNNNNNNNNNNNNNNNNNNNNNNNNNNNNNNNNNNNNNNNNNNNNNNNNNNNNNNNNNNNNNNNNNNNNNNNNNNNNNNNNNNNNNNNNNNtgtgaaggcaaaagggggtccaacccgttactagcatggggtacctaataaagtggccggtgagtgtatatatatatagtataaatatatacacacaaagatTAATCtctttgtttaacatgtttaaagttGATTAGTTTTGATACTTTAGTGCTGCCGTTCTTTTTTAACCACTATCGAGCAGATATGGTCCTCTGTACATTGCTGTCGTACTGCTCCTCCTTGAACTCAgcaaaaggttttcttttgaaaaaatagCCCTGTGCAAATCTGCAGCTAGATGGAGTTTGAGAACAAACCACATCAAAGGGATTTTCACACCCAAGTCTTACTGACCAAAAAAAGGATTAGTCTCACCCTAGATGTCCACATTGTGTGAAAACAAGTATTTTAAGatctttttaaatcagaatAGCCTCTTGAAAGAATCCTCTCCACATTAGCCTGAACAATAGCATGACACCATTTCACATGTATAAGTAAAATAGTACCTTGGAGTATAAAGTATAGGGATGGCTTACTTGTATGACTTTACAGAGTTACCGACCACATTGATCATCTTaaggaatatttaaaaaaataagttgttCCCTAAGTGCAAGAAGGGTAATGCAGTTTCATGTCATCTGCAAAACCTTGCTTAATCTAGAGCACCTGGAGGTCAGGGATATTCagactttcaaaacaaaattataCTTACAACACTGGAAAAAATGAAGCAACATTTTTTGAGAAGTATCACTGGTCTAAacagttgcatttgtttttactaAACGCTGACAGGGTTTTGTAAAGCACTCTTTATCTCACTATATAGTTTACTCAAGGTTGCTATTCAGagattaattaatttatcattgcattgcatttgaaTATGATGTGTTTCAATCAAGACATAAAACAGCTATCAATTGAGCCTCTGCTCATTTTAACCAAGCGGATGAAAATAGCTAACCACCATCACTATTTTTGACCGAGCTGTTCAGTACCCACATCAACTTCAAAATTAAATCAGATTGTTACACATGAATGCTGAATTTCTAGAAAACTTACTTTTCCAAACTTGACAACCTGAAGGTACAACTTCCCTTCCTTGAAGCTGACATCCATGCTCGTAAGCCTCGTCTGTATGTCTTTCGCTCTAGTTCCTGATGCTCTGTGGTCAAGATGTAACAAACGGGTAGGTTCAAATTAGGTTATCTACACCACAAGAAAAACTGTTTCCTTCACGTCACCAGCAGCTTTCGTTCCGTTGGCTACTTGTGCGAGTTGTTAGACTTACTGAAAGTCAAGATATCTCTGATCTGCAACTTAACGGTTGCAAAACAATGGGTATGTTGAGTTTTCGGTTTTCATGGGTCAAACTTCCCTTTACATTATCCTGCTTGTTTTAGCAACTTCCTCACCATACCACACCTTTATGTTTTTCTatataagaacaaaaaaaaaaatcaacagatagtgtttttttatttacaattggggtatcaaaaatgtatattacaaAGTCTACACAaccaggacaaaaaaaaaggtcaaaaagtaAATTGATCTGATGAACCTGCAAACTATGTTAGATGATGATAAAAATACACTTCCTTAATTCAGTGATGTGACAGAACTGTACCATTTCTTCCAAAAATTTCAGTTCCGTTTAACACTGAAGAATCttctctttaattaaaaactctTAGAAGTCCATTGAGCTGTGAGCCAGGTAGTCTTTCCGTCCGATGTTGGTGACCTGCTTGGTCTGCATGGCCTCCAACTTAGGGCAGTCTGTAATACGATGACCCAGACCGCCGCAGAACGTACAGCCCCTCTCTCCTGCGGAAACATAAGAATCAGGTATGTCACGAAGGGTTTCCAAACACTCAACACTTCTGTGAattttagatgagaagatcagaTCAGGATGGAGCGAGAGGAAAAACCCCAAAGAAAATTAGAGTAGCCCATAAATGAGGAGCATGTAGCCCCAGAGCAGGAAACTCACCTCCGATGTCCAGCGTCTCGTCTCCTGGCTGCAGCACCTGGAGGACTGGAGGAACCTTCTGCTTGGCTTCAACTAGCAGAGCTTTAAGGTCCATCAACACGGACTCATCTATGGGGAAAGATGAACACTTAATGTTAAAATTAGTGTTGTccaacaatttaaatatttaattgcgattaattgcattaatgtcatagttaactcgcattTATCTATTCTAGAAAGGTCCCCcgatttctttttctctcattttaatgctcttatcaacatggaaaattggattggcttgctttgtgcaaatgttttttttttaaacaatattgtcatatagcctactgtgaAGGAACtccttggtgtttttttgcctccaaaGTCCCCTTCCAGGCCGCTAACCCTAACCATACCCATAGCTGCTCTGCCTGGAAGAAGATGTTGGGGGCaaacaaacaccaaacaccGTTCTGAACGCTCTAGtttcaactttttatttctaaacTGTGCTTGGTATGACGTCATACCGAGCCGCTTTTCTAAAAGTGGTTATCCGCTTCAGGCACACTACTGCAGTAGTTACATCAGATacactgcacatgtgcaatatATAGTTACGATCCAACTAAATGTAGCCAATGACAGGGAAGCTGTAATCTTGGCTGCTGATAGTTCATTTTTCCCCAGTTTCTGATTGCATTCCTGGCGGAACATGTCTGGTTGAGTAAAATTTGGTTTAGAACCGTTATTGGTGATTTTTCACAGTAGAACGTCCCACTATACACTGttgcacagagacacagacagcagaCCACAGATGccggaaacgctgaccaatcagagcagactagTCTTCGTCCATCAGAGCATCACAGACAGGGCCCCCAGGAAGTGAACCGGACTTTGAAGCAAATTCAACATGGTGGCCAAACAGTGGAATTTCAACTCCCGGCTGAAAAGGACTTTTGCCCATAGACTTATATGACAAAAGAGGTCTGTAAATCAGATTAAGGTTCAAGGTTGGCGGAAGTCTCTAGAGTGCCTGCTCTATGGGCCGCACGGTGTGCAAGCAGTGCCGATCACACGGGTAATTTTGGAAATGGTTTACCTCCCTGTGCCACTGAGCAACTGTTATAGAAATGAATGAGGCTCCGCCCTGGGAGCTGTATCTAGTTCTTAAAATACGTCCATGGTGAATAtaaggtgcagcagccatgagCAGTATGagacaaattgttttttttacattaaagcatgtaagtAGGttatagtaaaaacaaaaaaacggacCCATGAACCCGACATGCTTGGGACTAGCATATAACAGGTCTCCTTTAAGTTATTGTCATTTAACACTGAATTATGCTGACTAAattcattataataatattcCAAAAATCACTACTCCAATACAGAAATGAATTAGATGTTTGTCTTCATTAGTATTTTTCTTACCACAGCCTTTATTGATGAATGTAGTGGCAATACCAGTCTGGCCTGATCTTCCAGTTCTTCCGATTCTATGGACTGAAATGAGACAATTTCACAGAACCAGTCTGAGCAATTTAAAGAGAACTGATTGCTCAGTACCAATTTTAAGACGGCCAggatatacatacacacacacacagagagagagagaaagagaaagagagagagagagagaaaggaagaaagagagcaagacacacacttgcacactcacacataccatAGTTTTCTATCTCCTCAGGCATGTCATAATTCACTACATGCTGTATAGCTGGGAAATCCAGACCCTTGGAGGCAACGTCTGTGGCGACTAATacatctttctttccttctttaaatGCCTCGATGGCTTTGGTTCTTTCCTCCTGATCtgcaaaataaatcaacaaaataatacaacataAACCATATTTTGCAAgacaatgacaaacaaaaaatgtgagaaaagcgTTGGCAATGCTTTCCGTTTCTTGGAAATGGTAAAGAAAGTATAAAGCAGAAACGGTGACATTTGCAGGCAGGACGGCATCTGGTGGTAATGATGAGCAACTACAACACAGTGGAAGAAGGCTGTGTATAATAAGTTCTCTGAAACTTGATGCTGGGTTGGGTTTCTCCAAATACACAAACCCTCTGCAGGCACTATTACTATGTACTGATTGCTATGTACGTTAAGATAAGAACAGAGCTCTGTGCACCTTTTCCTCCATGGATGGACACCGCTTCTACTCCTTTTAGCAAGAGATACTCATGGATGGCATCTACATCGGCCTTCTTCTCAGCAAATATCAGCACCTGTTGATTTGAACAGGAAATATTTTTCTAACACTTGACATGTCTGAGTTACGTACTTTTGGTATATGTCATGTCAATGTCATAACAGGTGAAAATACTGACAGGAGGTGGTGTTTTCTGGAGACACTCGAGAAGGTACACCATCTTGGCCTCCTCTTTGACGTATTCTacttcctgcacacacacaaacaaacattcattatttttatatgagtgagtttttaaattgaattcaatAAATTCCCCCAACTAAGGTAGAAAACCACTTTCAGTAACAAATAAACGTACCTGGATGACATCCAAGCTGGCAGCTCCGGCCCTGCCGACGTTGATGGTGATAGGCTTGACCAGTGCACTCTTGGCAAAGTTCTGGATCTTCTTGGGCATAGTGGCGCTAAAAAGCAGGGTTTGCCTTTGTCCCTAGATTTAGAAATAACACATTACATGTTGGATAGCCTCAAAAAGACAAGGTTGGTTTGTCATGACAGTATTTTTGtttgagaaataaataaaatattcagcTACAACTGATAGAGCCCAGCAGCTGGAAGATGGACATAAAGGGCCAACTATGGTGAGTGCTTAGGTGATGACAAAACGTGCTATCTCGTAAAGCATCAAGGACGTGTTAAAAACGATTTCAACTGCTGTTACAAACAGAAAACTAAGCATCATTCTGGAAGAGGAACTACATGAAATGCCAGCATAGCTTTTCCGTGGCAAAAATCAGAAGACCAATGATATCCCATTGAGTTGTGAATATGTCCAACCAGGGCTTTGACAACCAGGACATAGAAAAATGGAGGGCAGAAACAGCCTCAAAAACTCACCTTGAAATAGGAGAAGATGGTTCTGATGTCTTCCTCAAAGCCCATATCAATCATCCTATCAGCCTCATCCAGAGCCAAGTAACGGCAGATGTCCAGACTCACCATCTTCTTCTGCAGCAAGTCCATCAGTCTGCCAGGGGTAGCAACCATCATGTGGACACCACTACAAcaaagaggagagacagaagcagtatttttaaaatacagttttagtAGTGCCTAGGTTCTGAGATTGtactacagtggggctcgaaagtttgggcacctcaAACaggaattgaaagactcttggctggctacaagaagcgtttatTTGTTTTcggttattttgaaagtgtaaatgatggaaataaaatctaactttctgttacatattatacgaatgtccaatctgtcatttgatgccttttggacatttttccatttttcttggcttctttatgcacattaatacaaatttttacctggggtgtcCAAATTTTCGAGCCCAACTGTATGCATGATTTCTGTATGCTTTATGTCTGGAACTTTTGCCTATTTTGTTCCGCTCTGAGTGATTTAAAGGACAAATCCGgcacaaaatgaacctaggggtcaACACGTGTTTCATGCTAATCGAATTAGACCAGTTTTAGTGCAAACCCATACTTAAGGCttaaaatagcaccacacttccactgtaacataatgtaatgtaaccgAAGCATTaagaactttgtaagtgtacataaagtttatttaaatacaagaataaaaagacaatacGGTTCATGTATACAGGCAGGCGCCACCTGGGGAAAACCGTCATGACCAGTTGAACCGTGCTTGAGCTATTTTACTGTTCGCACAATGTACGTCGTTTTGCGCCGGATTTGTCCTTTAATGTGGCTACATCATGAATTTGTTTTGCGTGGCAGTATTTCTAAGTGAAATTCTGaattaaagacagaaacatgCTCCTTTCAGACAAATCTTCCCTCTTACTTACTGTTTTACTACCTCCATCTGATCCTTGACAGACATTCCTCCGATGCAGAGGGCGGTGCGCAGCTGAGGAgctccttcctcctccagcagctTGCAGTAGTACTCGATGATGCCGTGAGTCTGCCTAGCCAACTCTCGCTGGAGTGAAAGGAAAAAGGCATTCTAATCACATATGCTTTGttgcatacaaaaaaaagaaatacaagttGCTCACAGTAAATGCAATCTGTTTGAAGTGCAGACAGTAACAAATGCTGTTTATTTTGGAACAACCGATCAGCCTTTATGCTCAGCTCAATTAAGTGGGCTTGTCGTGTTTGTCTTACTGAAGGACAGATGATGAGTCCGTATGGTCCCTCTCTCTTAAAGAAAGGCAGCCTTTTCTCCTGCTCCAGAGCAAACATGGTGATCGGCAGAGTGAAGACCAAAGTCTTTCCGGAACCAGTGAAGGCTATGCCAATCATGTCTCGACCTGACAGACTACAGACAAACACTGTCAATTCCTGAACAGTTTACACGTACAGTACAAATACTTAACATCATTCACAGTCTGGTTGTATAGCATATGGTCCACTTCCTGTACTTACACTGTAGGGATTCCTTGAATTTGAATTGGTGTGGGATGCACAATTCCCTTCTTCTTCAAACCTTTTAGAATTGCTGCAAAAAATAACAACCAATTTGTTGCCAGGTGTTAATTATGTGGGACCACTGAAGGCCTCGCACAGGCACACAATGTGCTTCTCAtgtgtgggagagagggagtgtgttgTGACCTGGTGGAAGCTTCATCTCCCTGAAGCTTTTGATTGGAGGAGGGATTCCGTCTCCATCAACCAGGATGTGAAACTTCTTCCTGACGCGCTCATGTCGGGTCTTTGGCATATTCAGGATGTAGCGTGGTGCCTTCCAGCTATAAAGAACATTCAGGGTAAATgaaaagtatgttaaaaaaatatggagtagaaaaaagaaatagaataCACTGATGAAGAACTTACCTTGTTTTTATGGGATCATCATATATGATACCTTTGGCCATTTCTTTTACGGACATAAGAGCTAATTGAGGACagattaaaagattaaaattagttttaatgtTTACAACGTTCAGCACAAACTAAGTTAATTAAGGTAAAATCTGATTAATAATCCTTGACAGCATTGTTATTTTACCTCTGCCCTCTGCAACGCTCTCAAGaatcttctcttcctctttcagctGCTTCTCCTTGGCGGACTCCTTACGGGCTGTAGATGCAAAACCATAGAGCAGGTGAGATACAGCTGACCTAATATGGTAATATCTAAAGAGCAACATGACCGTAACACCACCAATCATGATCCAGAATGGATTGGGCTTAAACTGAATACCTTCGGCTTTTTCTTTGAGGTGCTGATGCTGGTCAAGGAGACTGACATTGGAGCGTGGACCAAGACCCTCGTCCTCATCTCTCTGCTCCTCCCCACTGTCCTTGTGCTCCTCATCCACTGCCTTCCCTCGCAGACGTAACATCTTCTGTACCTGTGTGTTTCACGTTTGGaaacaaaaacttaatttgAATATGTGGCAACAGAATGTGATGTTGGTATACaatttggaaaatgaaaatactaatatatatatatatatatatatatatatatatatatatatatatatatatatatatataaaataatagaccagctagaacagtctggtgagttcaaaaatcactttactgtaacgcagcctgtaaaaccagggggaaaaaagacaacCCTTACCATAATTTTAAATCTATACAGTTCACTACATGAAATTTAAGGTTGTCCAACCTAGATAGCAAACCTGCTTAATGAAGTCTTGGCCCAAACCGGTGGATCGGATTGGCGTACCATTACTGAGTGCCAAAACGGGACAGTGCACAATAACTTACCAtttgatgttttcttattttgacTGGAACATAAGGAACATAGTCGTCGTCCTCTGATCCTTCTGAGCCAGACTTCTCATCCTCCCCATGGGATCTCTGGACAAACACATCACCATTAGCAGGAGTATTAAATCTCGGTTTACCCTCTGCATAAACGGACTCGGAGGTTTTAAACATAGATCTAACATGCAATGATACTAAAGACTACCACAATGTAATATCAGATACAGATATAGGAAGTGATTGATCTGTTTATGCCCACATCATTGGCGAGTTCCACCTGGATACATATTTGAACAGTATGGCAATTGTATTAA carries:
- the dok3 gene encoding docking protein 1 isoform X2, producing the protein MGVGRLELSTVPDNNAAADWKKVGRYKTPERKVVRLSDCLSVIPAPKESCPSGCTAFYLHTIQCTYTLASTSSQDWLSALCLLAFQKDPGESDKGAFERGNGLAMEDNELYSSWKTADLALPPNQYPVIVQSTEASRRCKLSGEYLISPEKEAVLLLAISTGHIFYRWPYRHLRKFGQVEGGFSIVAGHRCESGEGLFIFLSKHGLQIFQTISKQCSVERSSPGKPLSLHRRSLSDLSPVILPSTTNWPSGAPIYSSAVSDDIEDESDNHYSTINDTPERKLKRLSLVETYLFKSKEDVGEEDEDERCHSLDAVKMDNIIDDNIYCNLRRAKPPVIKYNDLKTEMDSEDIYSEVNINNSSLNPQLHLFSPPLPPLVSQDPPSTLPQSVPLAQLKPRYQRQPPAINYIQPGHNAQAQAVDDKKEMEEAISSSSHVTPTEAPGSFKHRLAEIISKDLAKFQPPLHSGAGSTTFSQ
- the dok3 gene encoding docking protein 3 isoform X1, producing the protein MDVSFKEGKLYLQVVKFGKKTWRKVSVGLFKPSTMGVGRLELSTVPDNNAAADWKKVGRYKTPERKVVRLSDCLSVIPAPKESCPSGCTAFYLHTIQCTYTLASTSSQDWLSALCLLAFQKDPGESDKGAFERGNGLAMEDNELYSSWKTADLALPPNQYPVIVQSTEASRRCKLSGEYLISPEKEAVLLLAISTGHIFYRWPYRHLRKFGQVEGGFSIVAGHRCESGEGLFIFLSKHGLQIFQTISKQCSVERSSPGKPLSLHRRSLSDLSPVILPSTTNWPSGAPIYSSAVSDDIEDESDNHYSTINDTPERKLKRLSLVETYLFKSKEDVGEEDEDERCHSLDAVKMDNIIDDNIYCNLRRAKPPVIKYNDLKTEMDSEDIYSEVNINNSSLNPQLHLFSPPLPPLVSQDPPSTLPQSVPLAQLKPRYQRQPPAINYIQPGHNAQAQAVDDKKEMEEAISSSSHVTPTEAPGSFKHRLAEIISKDLAKFQPPLHSGAGSTTFSQ
- the LOC117951939 gene encoding probable ATP-dependent RNA helicase DDX41, whose protein sequence is METENRHQKRSHGEDEKSGSEGSEDDDYVPYVPVKIRKHQMVQKMLRLRGKAVDEEHKDSGEEQRDEDEGLGPRSNVSLLDQHQHLKEKAEARKESAKEKQLKEEEKILESVAEGRALMSVKEMAKGIIYDDPIKTSWKAPRYILNMPKTRHERVRKKFHILVDGDGIPPPIKSFREMKLPPAILKGLKKKGIVHPTPIQIQGIPTVLSGRDMIGIAFTGSGKTLVFTLPITMFALEQEKRLPFFKREGPYGLIICPSRELARQTHGIIEYYCKLLEEEGAPQLRTALCIGGMSVKDQMEVVKHGVHMMVATPGRLMDLLQKKMVSLDICRYLALDEADRMIDMGFEEDIRTIFSYFKGQRQTLLFSATMPKKIQNFAKSALVKPITINVGRAGAASLDVIQEVEYVKEEAKMVYLLECLQKTPPPVLIFAEKKADVDAIHEYLLLKGVEAVSIHGGKDQEERTKAIEAFKEGKKDVLVATDVASKGLDFPAIQHVVNYDMPEEIENYVHRIGRTGRSGQTGIATTFINKGCDESVLMDLKALLVEAKQKVPPVLQVLQPGDETLDIGGERGCTFCGGLGHRITDCPKLEAMQTKQVTNIGRKDYLAHSSMDF